In Cyclopterus lumpus isolate fCycLum1 chromosome 2, fCycLum1.pri, whole genome shotgun sequence, the genomic stretch ACCGGGGGACCCTGAGGTACTCCTAGGGCAGAGAGATATCATTTCTCCAGCATGTTCTGGGTTTACCCCGGGGGCCTTTCGCTAGTTGGACTTTCCTGATCAGATGCCCGAACTACCATACCCGATCACCCGGGTATGTCTGTGCTCCTCAGCCTAATGCTACGGAAACTCATTTCGGCCACTCGTGTCCGCAATGGAATTATTTCGACTACTACCCAAAGCTCGTTGACAAGACCCCCCAAGATGCTTGAATTCCCGTCGCTTGGATGGCAGTGACTCTAGTCAACCCGTAGGACGCAATCAACTGGGTTTTTTTCCGGTAGAGAAACGGGCCCTCAGACTCAGAGGTACCGCCTTCACCCTCGGCTGTGAACAGACCCAGCGCGAGCTGAAGGTCACAGTCAGATAGAGCCGACAGAACCACATCTCCCGAAAGAGAGCTGAAACGCTATTCTTAAGTCCCCAAACTGGACACTCTCCTCCCCGCCGGGCTCTGACAGGAGATCCTGtccattaaaatgaaaagacaatTGTTGGCAAGGCACAACTCTGCCCACTATTTTTTGAAATTCCATTGGCCGATGCAAGGATAGCTGGTAatgatgctttttatttttctgaataGTTTCACGATGCCCTGCGTCCCTTCCGAAATCCCTGTCTGGGAACGAGCAGTGTGGACCTCTACTCAGCATTGTTTGACTCCTGCTCGTACCCTGACAAAGAGTGGTGAGTGTTGCAGTGTACTTATCTTACATGTCTTAAAGTAGTGGAGCGTAAATGCTATGAACAAACTCATATTAAGTCAGAGATGCACACACTCTGACGTCGGGGAGTTCACTGGCACAGAGCAGCTTAAACTTGAGCCGTCGGGGGTCAAGCGTCTTGCTCGGGGGCATCTCGGTATATAGTCGAGGGAGAGGAGAGTGTTTCTGGAACACTATTCAGCCTCGATCTCCCAAATCGTTCCTTCTTTTGTGTCCAGGAATGAGTGTCTGAAGATAAAGAGGATCTTGCCACTGAGCGGATACATCGGCATGGTGGAGACCTACTCCAGCTTCCAGGAACTGCTGCAAAGGGATCCTGTTGAGGCTGAACGTCTGTCCACTGACACAAGGAACAAGTAAGATATTAATCTCCACCTCATCCACAAGGCTAATCTTTAACTTCGGGCTCtgacctcacctccacctggcTGCCACTGACCGTTGATCTCTTAAtctccacctaaatgaatatATCACGCTCAGAAACGTCAATACGTTGCTCAACTAAGCTTAACTGCTTTGATAGTATAGCCACCATTAATCATTAATTCCCCACCTGCAGGACAGGAAAGCCGAGCAAGCAAAATATATGGAAGGGCTGAGAcgttgtatttaatttctacacacagtttttcttctgttttgtcTTGTCTTTCCTATTAAAGCGCTCTGTCTCAACAGGTTGACGTCTGCCATGAAGGCGTCGTCTCCTGACCCAGAGGTCACGATGGTTGTCAAGTATTTCTACTGGCTGGCCCGCAAGCCACTCTGACTGAATCCTGCAAAAACAATTACACCCTAGTGTGCCGGGTgtctgtttctcctcctcctcttgactTGTAAATcacttgaaataaaaaaaataaaaaaaagttggacaatttttatttttgatacaAAGATATTTGGACACAACTGTGTAATGTAAATCAACCCCAGGCCTACGGATATTGGCACATGTGAACACTAGATGGAGCCCTGTCGCTCAGTGGAAGATGAAAGTCCACTTTGAGCCTCGTGTACAGTCCTAAACGTGCACTCTTCTTTATGGGAACGTACTATTTCAGGACCAGGGTGAGATAAATCAAAAGGAGACTGAATGCTTGCAGTGCAGATGCGTTGAATATGAACAAGTCATCATCGTGTTTGACTTCTTTGTCCCAAACCTCCTCTTCTTTAATCAAAATCAGTTTTCTGCTCCTTTCTTCTCTAATCAAATGTATAAACAATCGTTTATCCAGGTCGTTGGTCGCTCCCCGAGTGTCCTCCTTACCTTCAGTTATGAATTTGCATGCTTGCAGATTGTTTCGGGCCATGACAACAGATGGTAATTAACACTCGTGGCCTCCAATTCCCTTGAATCCCAAACACCTTCACTACTTCTCCCAAACTTGAACACTCTCTATTTCTGACCAAATAGAGCATTTATAACATATTGTGGTATTAAAGTCGGCTGTTTTTCCATCATCTATTCATACCAACGTGgtatttacacaaatgcaagaCAACAATCAAATAGCAGATCACCTCCCCATCTTTTACCCCGTGCTCCATGGTTGAGTCCACACGAGTCCCACGTGTACAAGATGTGAGCCCCCAACAAGTCCCTACAACACCCCCTCTGTGCGTTTACTCCTCCACACCACCAGGGCAGTCACGAGCAGCGTGACCAGCACCGGCACGGCGATGAACGGGGCGAGGATGCCGATCGGCGGGTCGTGGAGGAGCCGGCCGGTCAGAGCGCAGTCGTGGAAGTAGATCCGGTGGATCTGCACGAAGAAGCGGTCCACTATCTGATTGGGCCAGAAGCAGTCCACCTTCAGGGCCAACTGGTAGGTGCAGTTCGTTAGCTCCTCGTAGATCCTGCAGAGGCCGACAACACACAGTCAGTACCGACGCATGTGCAAAATGCGACCCGATGCAGCaggacatcctggtatttttggtATTTTTGGCACACCGCATATAACGTAGACTAAATATTGTCCTACTACAGCGTACGCTAGTAAGAGCATTGGAATGTGCAGCTTGTGCTAGAAGACGTATTTCAACGATGATCTTAAAGTGGCTCCTCCAGATGGCTCCCTAGTGACAGAACTTTAGTAAACACACTCTTCAGGTATAATTAGTCTCTGGGTTTGCCTTTGAAACGTCCTTTCAGAGTGAAACCCGAGGAGGGACTCCTGTCGGTCGGAGAGAAAAAAGGCTAAAGGAGTGTCTAGAATTAGCAGTCGGCCTCAACGCCGCTAAATATAACCGGTGGAGGGCGGGTGGAGGAAATGGAGACGCATACCGGCGGGGTagcacccccccgccccccccccccccaggagagCATCGCACGGATGCCGAGTGGGCAAGGAGTCCCTTTCAGGAAAAAGTCCACTCAACTTTaccgtgttttttttctgatgggTGCAATTTATTGTTCAGTTTGTCGTTTcgctttattgtttttttttattttttattatcaggGCAAACCAACACGGggatcactttaaaaaaaaaagaaaatacatccgCCGTCCGAAATGACAGTTGCATCCATCATCAGCCAGAACGCAGCGGAGCCACAGCTCAGCTTTGCAGAACCCGGCGGAGCACTAATTCTTTAGAACCGGCCTCGGAAAGATGTGTGTTGAGCTGCCACTCGGGGAAATTGTTTTGGACTAAAAAATAAGACGCATGTCAGGAGAGGGTTTGTTTTTTATAGCTCTGGGATGTACGCTGTGTTAATGGCGCCATCTTGCTCGTAAAACAGAATCATTTTGGGGAAAAAGCTTTTTGACCCCGATGAAGGCCACAAGCCAAAAGGTTGTAGTCTTACAataaggtcttttttttttttaaagttttttaaaagttttaaaactAACACGTTATGGAGTGAATATAAACAAACATTGCCAACATCCCAACAACAGTTTAGGTGACTTCTAAATTCTTTGATTGAAGATTGTATTAATCTTGGAGATGATTATAAAATCCTTAATGTGGATCTCTGAGAAACCTCCTGAAACAATGCAATGGATCTAAATCCTTCGGAAATTACAAATTGACCCTGCACCCACACACAAGACTTGTTTGTCTATTACTAATTTCCTTTTTGTCGTatgctttttttcaaaaggaCATCAGCGATGAtgtcaaacaacacacacacacacacacacacacacactaattatgTGCTGGACCAAGAGAGGACAGTGAGCCAGGAGGGAAATCACAGTTTTGACAGCAGCTTCTCCTGTGGGCCTCCCATCCCCTTTTCggcctcatatatatatatatatgtatatatatatatatatatatatatatatatatatatacacatatataggaGGTCGAGGTTGTCGTTCATCCGGATCAGAGGATGAACTAAAGTCACGGCAACATATTGAGGGCGGCTTAAGGCAAACAAGTCCTCTCAGGAGAAAAGCTTACATTTGATGTGATGATATGAGCTGCATCCATATCATTGAGCTCCGAAGATGCCCGTGTTACCATAATGAAAGACAGCTACCCTGGACTTACATGCTTGCGTATTATTAGTATATcatattacatttgaacactgtgggtgtgtgtttcctgataGAAGAATCCTCATTCTTTGAGAGCAATataccttaaaaaaaataaaaaatacaacccTTTCCACCAAATCCAACTGTTCCCGGAAGCCATAAATCAAATCCATGAAGCCATTATCTCCGACTAAACCGCGTGAAAACGAAACCAGCGCTCTCTTTTctttgccttctctctctctctctctctccggcagGGGGAACTCACTCCGTGGTGTCCGGCCAGCTGCACCACAGGCCTCGGTCCAGCCCGCCCATGTCGAACTTGAACTTGGCCGCGCACAGATCGTTGATCGTCCGCTCGTAGAAGCCCCCGTTGCAGCCGCACGCCGACGGAAGGACTTGAGCTGacgcacagggggggggggggggggagaaagaaatcAAACGGGACGCCGTTAGGAATATGTTCGTGCGACGCTACGAGGTCCTAGCATCGGGGTATCCCTGTcggaccccccccctccccctccctctgtatTAAGACCCAATCCCCTTTTTGTGTTTACTTCGGAGACATACTTCGCTACGCTGGGAGCTTAAGCTGGCGGGGAAAAGAACCGGCGTGGAACAAACAGGTTTTTGGTTTGTCACGACGGAGAGAAAAACATGGCGGCTCTCAGTCTGCGGCGGCCTGATAAGAGCCATGCGGCGCGCCTCCATTGTGTTGGACTCGGTTCTCCGACGGCTCTCCGCGACAAAAAAAGGCTCTGGAAACACTCACGGGGAGACTGAATGTGTTGACACGGGGGGGTTTTCTCTCGGAAAGGGACGCTAAACACACCTTCTTCAGAGAAGAGGCGTcaaacgcatgcacacacaaaaaaacccatTTAGCAAAGCGGTCGAATGCCTATTAGCGATAAGGATGTTAcgcctcacctgtcggcctcactcGGCCGCTAaccggggggggagggggggggggggggggggggggggggggggggggactcaagGCCAAACCACGACCGCCGCCCGCGCTGGAGGATTTCACTGCCCTCAAGTGTGGGTTTTCTATATTCTGGGTATCGCCCGTCAGTCTAAACGGAAATCATGAATTCTGCCCGCCATTCCACGATCTCAATATTtatgggtttaaaaaaaaaaagaaagaagacgaagaagatgaagatgctCATGAATATGATGAGTGTCCATCCGTCTCTCGTGTTTGGCCAGCTGCTGAGTCCTCATGTCGCCCTCAATCAGACACATCATCTCGAGTTATACTCCTCGGGAGGTGTTATGGATATGTTTCTCCACGGCACATCTGCTCAAGAACTTTAATTAAGTACAATTAtgatgtacttgtacttcactgTACGGCGGTATAACTTTACATACAACATGCACACTAGATATACAGCATGCGTACTAGTAACCGCATAATATCATGAAAAGTATGACAGTCATATAGACATTTTTCTACGTTTTGAAGATGTAGAAacttttgaaaacaaaaatgttataCAGTGTGATATTTCTACGTTCTTTGTCACCCCCGTCTCACATACAATGTAAAGGTAGGGATTAAACTTGTATAGACAATCTATCATCAGGGCTCCATCATCTCTAAAATACGAGCTACTTATGTTTAATACTTAGTACAGCATGCAGACATCAGTCAAAACGATATATGCTGgtattatttaaaagaaagcTACCAAAAACAATGTCCCgtggaaaatggaaaacaatGTCCCGTggaaaatgaatacatttgcgCGTGAGCCACTTCGAAGTTCTTCCCACTAACCTGCCACCAACAACACGAGCCCCGCGCGCAGGAGCGACGCGCTCTCCGGAGCCATGCCGAACTCCTCCGGGAGGTTGTGCGCACTCTGCTCCCTGCttaggaggggggaggggggggggggggggggtcaactgCAGctgtttccttcttcctccatgTGTCACAGACACtgtgagacacacgcacacacacacacacacacacacacaacaacgtTACAGTAAAATGAAACGCCAACTGCGCGTAAAAGCCCCCTCGACCTACCGCGCGGTGGCAggcagcctcccccccccccccccccccccccccccccccctccgcgcGTGTCATCTGATCCCGCGTGGAGCCGCGCGCAACAAGTCAGAcacccaaaaataaatatgccaGTCATGATGAACCCAGGGGTCACGCAGCCTCTGGTTTATAGTGTTACACACATAGCAAAGCTATACGACACATCATTTGTGTCAGTATTACTATTTACTATAAAACTATTTTCAGGCTTCTTCTctcatttattttgtcaaacaaatatacataatGTATAAACGTGGCAGGATAAATGACACaagtaataacaataaaaaaagaaagagtccCTGAAGGAATgctacattatttttttaatttttgtatcGCTTCATTTAGAACTGAAGATGACAGAATAGGCCTTTGAATACAGAATTATCACAATTAATACCACACGAATTGAATGCCACTCGCTCTAATTCGCTCCGTCATCCCTGCGGAGGCCTGCTGTGAGATAACACATCGTTACACTCATCAAGTTCCCCCCCATCACTTATTTATCATTCGTAATGGCTTGCAGGCCTCCAATCAAAAGCCTCTGTGCACCATTACAGAGACACAACCGCCATTTCCATGTCACCCTCGTAGCTGCTCACATCTCCTGCAGCTCACAAATGTCAGTAATTGAATGTTTTATCTGCaaatttcctttttccttttcttttcttgcacaGGAGTCACAGAGTGACTGACGTTCATTAGTATTCTCCAGGCTGCTCGGCGTTGTGCTGCCACCCAGTGTGGCTGCTGTCTGTGCTGGTGTGAGACTGGTCCCACAGCTCCCATTAAGGCATGTGATTTGTGGCTATAAGAAACTTCTCAGTTTAACAACTAATAGATGTGTCTCTGGTCACTGCGTGTTGCTACTAAAGAGGATTTTACACATTGCAGCATTAGTTTACAAGCTTATATGAGATGAGACTGGGAGGGAACTTGTGCTCCTCTAAAGTAGTGATTGCATGTTTCCTTGAACCTTCTCAATTAGTGAGAGAAAGTGGCACAGCAAGCATTTGCCAAAGAGATGACAGGGTGGTTGTTCATTATTTGACACATGTTGATGATAACTAGTTGTGGCATTAGTGTCACGAGCACAGTGTTTTGGAAAAATACCTTATGAAATGTCACAATCGAGTAATTCTCTCTAAGTTCCActagagagcagcagaggacaCTGGATGGAGCCTCTCTTTGGCGGATTGATTTCTGGAGGAGTCCTTGCTGCCTAAAGTTGTGGAGTCACTTGGTAATAGAGCCCGTTTATGCCCGAGATTAAGCTTTACATGCTAAACGTCTACGTTCAATATACCAGCAcgaattatgtatttatatagttgTAACCTAATCTAGAAAAACTGTGCCCTGAAGGTAACTGGAACTTGTGATCCTTATCTTTAAAGAcatgatatatacagtatattatctgCAATGGTAACCAATAAGCTCGAAAAGCAACTAATGAAATATGACTTTCAATTATGATCATTATGTGATCAAACTAATAATTGGGGCAAAAGACACAGCAGGTAGTCATTTGTGTTTATGAGCTCCTGGCCGGTGTGTTGACAGCAGCGATGACGCcggacagccaatcagaagaggCGATAAGTGAGGTGGGCGGACTTCtcctaaaaagaagaagaagaaaaaacgctTCTAATCTTTTCGGATAGCAGATTTAATAGGCTGGAAGAGGTGTCGATCACTGCGAGGGGCGTGTGCAGataccccctccctctcaccccctaacacacacacacgcacactcgaTCCCAGCAcgctcactcccccccccccccacccccccacccacccagcCACCGGCGCTATGGCAGCGTGAGGAGTGAATGGCTCTGAGTATCCGCGGTGGAAACCGACCTAAACACTGGCCTGGGAActgataaacaaacacaacaaataacgCGGTGCGTAAAAGCTCTCCACGGCGCCGGTCGAGGGTGCGCACGGACACCGTGTCAGCGGTCCAAGAAGCCAAAGAAGACTCCGACgtgttagtttgtttttttgtttgtttttgccttgcttctttttttttttctttttttttcttttttttttttttggtggttatttatttctgtgCGTAAGACAAACATGAGGATATCTCGATTGGACATGTGAGTCACGGGAGTTAACAAGACAAGCAGCACCGTTTTCGAAGATGAAGTTCCTCGCGTGCCTCCTCGTCACTTTGCTGGTGATCCGATCGAGTGCAGCACAGTCAGGTGAGTCGCGTCTCTCTGCACCCGGTTCTCCCTGTCGGGGATCCAAGTGAGGGTCCGAACACCTCCACATTGCTGCCGGAGAATTCGCTGTACATGTGTGCGTAATGGTAACGAACggaccattttttttaaaaacaccccGTGTCGGTAGCTCTCCGGCACTGTCACAAACTTAACACAACTTCATATCCGCGCCGACGCCGTTTGGAATCGTCGCACCGAGAGTCACACCTGCAGTAGCCCGAGCCGTGGGCTTCGGCAGCCCGCAGGAGCGGGTCGGGCTACTGCGTAAAAAGCTCTCCAAAACTCCCCCTGCGCGTGTTTAACCTCcttttaaaatttttttattatcagataaaaaaaaaaaacacgagccACTTTTTCTTCTGAATCTGTGATGCTCATGATGATCCTGCCGTTTCTTATTGAACCTTGAATATGAACCGATGCGCCATCATTGTAACGTAGTCCCCCCATAAGCAGAGGACTGATTTATGAACTGGGCTCGCTTGGTGCAGTTTCTAGTCCTCCTAACTGTCTCTGCATCATTTAGACGTCGCGCAACGCATCTCGCTTTCTTCAcccggaccccccccccccggtgtcaGTCCCCGGGATGAACATCACTTCAATACTCCCATAAAGGCTTGCAATGCCACAGTTAATGCATAGTGAATGAAGTTCTCCGTGCATgtgcttcctctgcctcccccgTAGGAGGCTTGCTGCTGCAACATGCCACGTTTTCACTGTGTGACATTTTTCTGGTTCATGATTTCGCAAATCATTGATGCTGATCAATTGTGCTGTTGAACTTTGTTCACAGGATCAATAAGGACTGACATGTGCTCCGGTGCTCTGTTTGGTTTGGAGTTCGGTGGCATGTCTGCTTTGGACCTGTGTCAGACTGTGAGACGTCatatatctgtgtttgtgtgttgggcTGATCAGCACTTCACGGTGCCATCAATCTCCCGTCTTAATTCATATAACCAAGGTTTGgcaaggggggtgggggggggagaaaagaaaaagaaaagtgaagcaGGAGCAATGGAGAGTTTGTGGATTGATGCTCAAAGGTGAACTCCCAGAGggccccccccatccccctctcACCGCCTCCAAGGACGGGTCGGGTTTTGGGTCGATCTTTGTGGTTCTGAGGCAGAGCtggagaaacaaacacacacacacacacagacacaccgtCGGCTGCTGCTGCCTATTAAACCagagtggatggatgggtgtCAGGCATGGATGAATGGGGGAAggaaagtgttttatttattcactatATGCACACACTCCCCATCCAAGACATTTGTGATGCAAATTCAGCCCCAAGAATCCGAGCGATGCCTCCCGGGACGGCTCATGGCGCGTGTGGGTGTATGCTGAGCAGATATTTGTGGCGCTGTCCGGCcactcttttgtctttttacttattgtggtcccccccccccacacacacacacacacaccctgagcGTCATCTATCAAGTCATATCAGGTCGGAGCAAGTCGAGATGTTCAGCGGTCGTTTAACATGGTGATCGAATCTGTCTGTGCGCTGCGGCTGCGAGACAAATGTCTGCTGCATTCCTGCCAGTCAGCTGGTCGGTGGAGCTGTATgcactaatgtgtgtgtgtgtgtgtgtgtgtgtgtgtgtacacagtgtgACCACTTGCCAAAAATGGAGATGTTCTCAACACAGGGAACTTGATTGATGACTCGTCTGACTGACTGCTGGCTAAGTGAGAGGATCGGAGTCCGTCTGTGTCCCGTCTGCAGACTCGTGTAATCATCTTAATTTCATATAAACGTGACAGAAAAGAGGTGATTCAGAGCTCAGGGTCGACCCGACCGATGCGTTCGCGGGTTCGAGGCTGAGCAACTTCCAGgcaggtttttttatttattctcaaTGCAAAATCTCACAGAACTGAACAAATGAAGTGGCTCAAGTCTGAAGGAAGGACACTTGACATCCGTGACACATTGGttgtattgttttcattatgatAAACAGTTATTTTTCAAGGCCTTGGAGAGAATGGTTCCAAGGAAGGACTCCGTTATGAGAATAGCTGCCACTAATCGTCTGTCGGTCCTCCTGATTGTTCCATGAAGCTCTGGTTCCTCGGCCGTGGGTCCTTCAATCCACACGAGGAAGACCATGCGACGTGGTTGAGAGGTCCACGTTTCCTTCCAGCTTTTCCTCGGGCAGCGTTTCCACTTGTCAGctgatttttttggggaggggggggggggggggggttcaaggtCAAAGGTGACAGAGTTCTCGCGGGGGACAGCTGGTGGAGAATCCTCAGCTGGAGTTCTGGTTTATGAGATTCGGGCCGATATAtaaaagaacccccccccccccccaaaaaaatgaagcTTGCACCGGTAGTTTCACCGTCCGCGTGTCCGCTTGCTGAAAACAAACGTCTCCAACATGTCAATCGTCAAATAAAGACGCGCTCTACTGTGAAATAGCCTGgcaagaaagtgtgtgtgtgtgtgtgtgtgggggggtggaaAAGGGGGAACCCGCCGAATGCCAGTATCAAATTACTGGGCGTCCGTCAGCTGGCGCACACGGGGGCCACGGAGCTGGCCGAGGCTTTTTGTCGCAGACTGGCGGAAATGAGAATTTATTACAAGCTAAttaagcttcttcttcttcttctggttggATAGCATCGGTCTAGACCGCGAGCCCTTTCCTCGCGTGACAGCATGACAG encodes the following:
- the LOC117746017 gene encoding receptor activity-modifying protein 1-like, with amino-acid sequence MAPESASLLRAGLVLLVAAQVLPSACGCNGGFYERTINDLCAAKFKFDMGGLDRGLWCSWPDTTEIYEELTNCTYQLALKVDCFWPNQIVDRFFVQIHRIYFHDCALTGRLLHDPPIGILAPFIAVPVLVTLLVTALVVWRSKRTEGVL